One genomic window of Dermacentor andersoni chromosome 8, qqDerAnde1_hic_scaffold, whole genome shotgun sequence includes the following:
- the LOC129383262 gene encoding uncharacterized protein — MARSHQCVPCTMGSGVRCLLLEHEDAINKVLLGAGLELCEDTRHAGGARLALTQISTCNYPLWDQPHDAVKSAAFMLAKDLLACHRCFTSLEVYASACCTRHVREALGNCPTLKSLTVYFPHRNPLRDNNHVDVGKLIDSLASLEELVFKTESHLPYPTVEILDGQLLARALIDLTTLDVKVLKLNPEYVPQFVWALIGNSTIADLAVGGCVYKAGLHGAPGQLFAYYLNKRAPTLKKLTLSDDCVCDNRVLWQTLITALCRATPLEELTLEVSIGCEIFTEVTALFAEVVLGCPTLRRLLLPWPSQPYRAQFLNGSPLPGYNVAQWLLPWSRVLRTTSTLHELGLYLPGMEEVHCRTLLQDVASNMTLKQLLLQEVPLIVSSTGRSDLAFLCKSIQELNLGNRVCLMNLFVTSENALNIYILASAGLSTLNFKNLRFELSAQRDPNLLNACCEALSRRGTFTSIQVCCGMISQPAFRTLLNWIAKSSTLTHVEMVTCDPAVTTSSCGDCARMYDLVIWALSRNGNIARVRLAGFKLSQKHLHMLIDCACTHRNLLGIILAPPRRDVDTGSNANDAESVAAMRRLQEIMRQNAAR, encoded by the exons ATGGCGCGCAGCCACCAGTGTGTCCCCTGCACCATGGGCAGCGGCGTCAGATGCCTCTTGCTCGAGCACGAAGATGCCATTAACAAAGTGCTTCTAGGTGCCGGTTTAGAACTCTGCGAGGACACGCGACATGCCGGTGGCGCCCGCCTGGCATTGACTCAGATTTCCACCTGCAACTACCCACTCTGGGATCAACCGCACGACGCGGTGAAAAGCGCGGCGTTCATGCTCGCCAAGGATCTCCTCGCATGTCATCGCTGCTTCACTTCTTTGGAAGTATACGCTTCCGCATGCTGCACCCGCCACGTGCGAGAAGCCCTTGGCAACTGTCCCACCTTGAAGAGCTTGACTGTTTACTTTCCACATCGCAACCCTCTGCGGGATAACAATCACGTTGACGTCGGCAAGCTCATCGACTCTCTGGCATCACTAGAAGAGCTGGTCTTCAAAACCGAGAGCCATTTGCCCTACCCGACGGTTGAAATTCTCGATGGCCAACTTCTGGCACGCGCTCTCATAGATCTCACTACGCTTGATGTGAAGGTTCTGAAACTGAATCCAGAATACGTGCCTCAGTTTGTCTGGGCACTCATAGGAAACAGCACCATAGCCGACCTAGCTGTAGGAGGCTGTGTGTACAAGGCTGGCCTCCACGGTGCGCCTGGGCAACTATTTGCCTATTACCTGAACAAGCGTGCCCCTACCCTGAAGAAGCTAACGCTGAGTGACGACTGTGTTTGCGATAACAGAGTTCTCTGGCAGACCCTGATCACTGCACTCTGCAGGGCGACCCCTTTGGAAGAACTCACTCTTGAAGTGTCCATCGGATGCGAAATCTT CACTGAAGTGACCGCTCTCTTCGCCGAAGTCGTTCTTGGCTGCCCTACCCTACGACGCCTCCTACTACCTTGGCCATCCCAACCTTACCGCGCCCAGTTCCTGAATGGCTCCCCACTGCCAGGATATAATGTGGCGCAGTGGCTATTACCCTGGAGCAGGGTACTTCGGACGACTTCCACATTGCACGAGTTGGGCCTCTATTTGCCGGGCATGGAAGAAGTGCACTGTCGCACTCTATTACAAGATGTCGCCAGCAACATGACACTGAAGCAGTTGCTACTCCAGGAAGTGCCGCTAATCGTGAGTAGCACGGGCAGGTCTGATCTGGCGTTCCTCTGCAAAAGTATTCAGGAATTAAACCTCGGCAACCGCGTTTGCCTCATGAACCTTTTTGTGACATCTGAGAACGCGCTCAACATATATATACTGGCCTCCGCGGGGCTTTCCACCTTGAACTTCAAGAACCTCCGCTTCGAGTTGAGCGCCCAACGCGACCCGAATCTTTTAAACGCATGCTGCGAGGCACTCTCTCGCCGCGGCACCTTTACGTCAATCCAGGTCTGCTGCGGGATGATTTCTCAGCCCGCGTTCCGCACCTTGTTGAATTGGATAGCGAAGTCTTCGACATTGACGCACGTGGAAATGGTGACCTGTGATCCCGCAGTGACAACGAGTTCTTGTGGTGACTGCGCCCGAATGTACGATTTGGTGATCTGGGCGCTGTCGAGGAACGGCAACATTGCTAGAGTAAGGTTGGCTGGCTTCAAGTTAAGCCAGAAACACCTCCACATGCTCATTGACTGCGCCTGCACTCACCGGAACCTCCTCGGGATCATCCTGGCTCCACCTCGCAGGGATGTCGACACGGGCAGCAATGCGAACGACGCGGAGTCCGTGGCCGCCATGAGG